In Phragmites australis chromosome 16, lpPhrAust1.1, whole genome shotgun sequence, one DNA window encodes the following:
- the LOC133894793 gene encoding uncharacterized protein LOC133894793 produces MPIQFPLYPKHLTPIHEVYRRPNKTFVDIAGVVVHWCKLEHVGHSKPYREVILMDTRFNLIVVGIWSELLERYAISLQSAGNNNHVILGTMLKLNKRHRCLETSDHTSFAFNPANLQTRQLHAFERWCVTGKRDLRFVNRFVEKRWAYLATVV; encoded by the exons ATGCCTATTCAATTTCCACTCTATCCGAAGCATCTCACGCCAATCCATGAAGTGTACCGACGTCCTAACAAGACGTTTGTTG ATATAGCCGGAGTTGTTGTGCACTGGTGTAAACTTGAGCACGTTGGTCATAGTAAACCCTATAGAGAGGTCATACTCATGGACACAAG GTTCAACCTCATAGTTGTTGGAATTTGGAGTGAGCTTTTAGAGCGGTATGCGATAAGCTTGCAATCTGCAGGAAATAATAATCATGTTATTCTTGGGACCATGCTAAAATTGAATAAAAGACACA GGTGTCTGGAGACTTCAGATCACACGAGTTTTGCATTCAATCCAGCTAATCTTCAAACACGTCAACTGCATG CCTTCGAGCGGTGGTGCGTCACGGGCAAGAGAGACCTCAGATTCGTGAATAGATTTGTTGAAAAAAGGTGGGCGTACCTCGCAACAGTGGTGTGA
- the LOC133895118 gene encoding uncharacterized protein LOC133895118: MLKPGENCQYCNAKKFEHETKGFCCRNGNIKLSTPDTPSELMRLWSSSDTDARHFRDNIRFFNGHFSFTSLYCHLDSETTDMRKHGIYTFRAHGQMYHNIRSFGTDGSEPKHLELYFYDDDPNLELRFRRCRKELYQQDNDVIKKLVDILRGNPYSEQLRSMGQVEDLDDYCVTLNLDHRLDQRTYNVPATSEVAAVWVEGSDRRRQFENSIILQGKNREVYGIRSYHGCYDALSYPLFFPRGELGWHTDIPKVGVSIDQVNAARAARKARGNNDEDPDSGGRLCVSVRDYYCYKFQIRPEIFNPMLFGKRLFQQFVVDTYIKIESSRLDYIWAHQKELRADLYQGLVDSLHANEGRADAVGKRTVLATSFIGGPRDKRRRYMDAMALVRKYGKPDVFLTMTCNPNWDEITRELYPSQIPQDRPDLIVRVFRAKLEELKRQLLQKDILGKVRAYVYVVEFQKRGLPHAHFLLIMQGRYKLTCPEQYDCLISAELPDKHKYPELYKMVVKHMMHGPCGVLNRDCPCTKDRPSCKNHYPRPFNATTLQGKDSYPVYRRRDDGRHAMVRKHELDNRWVVPYNPYLLRLFNCHINVEACSSIKAVKYLFKYIYKGHDRASVTVSEADKADSNDNIDEIRQYRDARWVTPPEALWRIYGFELSKNFPPVMQLQLHLPNMHMVSFQEGQDIRQVVNREGADKSMLSEYFETNRLHEHARGILYRDFPEWYTWQKGKKKKFWQRRVRETGGQVGRIVSAHPAEGERYYLRVLLNHVSGATSYDDLRMVDGVILPTFREAAERRGLIEADNTLDECLTEAELFQMPPSLRRLFATILVFCEPSDVRGLWQKHLEAMSEDYRRNNICIVAVEQMVLIDIRNMLQSMGKDIRSFPLPEIDETHDTASGVPREIFEESTIELNVEDATLSDSLNTEQRAAYDEILSAVDSDEGSVFFVDGPGGTGKTFLYKALLATIRGQNKIAVATATSGVAASILPGGRTAHSRFKIPLSIDDGAFCSFTKQSGIAKLLRTASLIIWDEASMTKRQAVEALDNSMRDIMSRPELPFGGKTVVFGGDFRQVLPVVRKGSRAQIIDASLRRSYLWDCMRHLKLVRNMRAQSDPWFAKYLLRIGGGTEEANGDGDVRLPDEICVPYTGEDTNLDKLIDYVFPRLDDNMSDPNYITSRAILSTRNDCVDRINMKMISRFRGDEMEH; the protein is encoded by the exons ATGCTGAAGCCTGGTGAAAACTGCCAATATTGCAATGCGAAGAAGTTCGAGCATGAGACAAAGGGTTTTTGCTGCCGTAATGGAAATATTAAACTATCCACCCCAGATACGCCATCCGAGCTCATGAGACTCTGGTCGAGTTCAGACACTGATGCTAGGCACTTTCGTGACAACATTAGGTTTTTCAACGGTCATTTCTCATTCACCTCGCTCTACTGTCACCTTGACAGTGAGACCACTGACATGAGAAAACATGGTATTTATACGTTTCGTGCCCACGGCCAAATGTACCACAACATACGGTCGTTCGGTACAGATGGTTCAGAACCAAAGCACCTGGAGCTTTACTTCTACGATGATGATCCCAATCTAGAGCTTCGGTTTCGTCGCTGTCGCAAAGAGCTGTACCAGCAAGACAATGATGTCATCAAAAAGTTGGTTGATATACTACGTGGCAACCCGTACTCTGAACAACTCCGGAGTATGGGACAGGTTGAGGACCTTGATGACTATTGTGTGACACTGAACCTTGACCATAGGTTGGACCAGAGAACATATAACGTGCCGGCCACTTCAGAGGTTGCTGCTGTTTGGGTTGAGGGGAGCGACCGCCGAAGGCAGTTTGAGAATAGCATTATCCTACAAGGGAAGAACAGAGAAGTATATGGCATCCGGTCATATCATGGATGCTACGATGCACTAtcataccctctcttcttccctagAGGCGAACTTGGCTGGCATACCGACATTCCAAAGGTTGGTGTGTCCATCGATCAGGTGAACGCTGCTCGTGCTGCTCGTAAGGCTCGTGGTAATAATGATGAGGACCCAG ATTCTGGTGGCAGGCTATGCGTGTCCGTGCGGGATTACTACTGCTACAAATTCCAGATTCGGCCAGAGATATTCAACCCAATGTTGTTTGGCAAGCGTCTTTTTCAGCAATTCGTGGTCGACACATACATCAAGATCGAGAGCTCGCGGCTGGACTACATATGGGCTCATCAAAAGGAGTTAAGGGCGGACCTGTACCAAGGCTTGGTGGACAGCTTGCATGCCAATGAGGGAAGAGCGGACGCTGTTGGAAAACGGACTGTATTGGCTACATCATTTATTGGAGGACCTCGAGACAAGAGGCGTCGGTACATGGATGCTATGGCTTTAGTGCGGAAATACGGGAAGCCAGATGTCTTCCTCACAATGACATGCAATCCAAACTGGGATGAGATCACGCGCGAACTCTACCCTAGCCAGATACCCCAGGATCGTCCTGATCTCATTGTGCGTGTTTTCAGGGCGAAGCTAGAGGAACTAAAAAGGCAGTTGCTTCAAAAGGACATTCTTGGCAAGGTGAGGGCCTATGTCTATGTGGTGGAGTTCCAGAAGAGGGGCCTACCACATGCCCACTTCCTACTCATCATGCAGGGGCGGTACAAGCTTACGTGTCCCGAGCAGTATGATTGTCTCATCTCAGCCGAGCTCCCGGACAAGCATAAGTACCCAGAGCTATACAAGATGGTCGTcaagcatatgatgcatggcccTTGCGGTGTGTTGAATCGTGATTGCCCGTGCACGAAGGACCGTCCGTCATGCAAGAATCATTATCCACGGCCTTTCAACGCGACTACCTTACAAGGCAAGGACTCCTACCCGGTGTATAGGAGACGTGATGATGGCCGGCATGCAATGGTTCGCAAACACGAGCTAGACAATAGGTGGGTCGTCCCATATAACCCTTACCTCCTGCGGCTGTTCAACTGTCACATCAATGTTGAGGCGTGCTCGAGCATAAAGGCCGTTAAATACCTATTCAAGTACATATACAAGGGCCATGACCGGGCCTCTGTGACTGTGAGCGAGGCTGACAAGGCAGACAGCAACGACAACATAGATGAGATTAGGCAGTATAGAGACGCGAGGTGGGTGACCCCTCCGGAAGCCTTGTGGAGGATATACGGCTTtgaattgagcaagaacttTCCACCTGTGATGCAGCTGCAACTTCATCTCCCAAACATGCACATGGTTTCGTTTCAAGAGGGCCAAGATATCCGACAAGTGGTAAACCGTGAAGGTGCTGATAAGTCAATGCTGTCAGAGTACTTCGAGACGAATAGATTACATGAGCATGCTCGAGGTATCTTGTACCGTGATTTCCCCGAGTGGTATACTTGGCAAAAAGgcaagaaaaagaaattctGGCAAAGAAGGGTACGAGAAACAGGTGGACAGGTTGGTAGAATCGTATCAGCTCATCCGGCGGAGGGGGAACGCTACTATCTCCGGGTTCTCCTAAACCACGTGTCTGGTGCCACATCCTACGATGACCTAAGGATGGTTGACGGCGTGATCCTACCGACCTTTCGTGAAGCTGCAGAGAGAAGGGGCCTGATCGAAGCAGACAACACACTGGACGAGTGCCTTACGGAAGCCGAGTTATTCCAGATGCCACCATCGCTCCGAAGGCTCTTTGCAACAATATTGGTATTCTGTGAGCCCAGCGACGTGCGAGGACTCTGGCAAAAGCACCTGGAGGCAATGTCGGAGGACTATCGCCGTAATAATATATGCATAGTCGCTGTAGAACAAATGGTTTTGATAGATATCAGGAATATGCTACAGTCAATGGGGAAGGACATAAGGTCGTTCCCTCTTCCCGAGATCGATGAGACACATGATACGGCCAGCGGTGTGCCTAGAGAGATCTTCGAGGAGTCCACCATCGAGCTCAACGTTGAGGACGCAACTCTGTCAGACTCCCTCAACACTGAGCAAAGGGCTGCCTACGATGAGATTCTATCAGCTGTTGATAGCGACGAGGGCAGCGTGTTCTTTGTGGATGGACCTGGAGGCACCGGGAAGACTTTTTTGTACAAGGCGTTGCTCGCAACGATACGCGGGCAGAATAAGATTGCTGTGGCAACAGCTACGTCCGGTGTTGCAGCTTCCATATTGCCTGGAGGAAGAACTGCGCACTCGCGCTTCAAGATACCGCTGAGTATTGACGATGGTGCATTTTGTAGCTTCACGAAACAGAGTGGGATTGCCAAGCTTCTGCGGACTGCATCACTCATTATTTGGGATGAAGCCTCCATGACTAAGAGACAGGCAGTGGAGGCGCTGGACAACAGCATGCGTGACATAATGAGTCGACCAGAACTGCCGTTCGGTGGGAAGACGGTTGTGTTTGGTGGAGATTTCAGGCAGGTCCTTCCTGTTGTCCGAAAGGGGTCAAGGGCTCAGATAATTGATGCGTCATTACGTAGGTCATACCTATGGGATTGCATGCGTCACCTAAAGCTTGTACGTAACATGAGGGCACAGAGCGACCCGTGGTTTGCGAAATACCTACTGCGCATCGGTGGTGGCACTGAGGAGGCCAATGGTGATGGCGATGTGCGTCTTCCTGATGAGATATGCGTGCCGTATACAGGGGAGGACACTAACCTTGATAAACTAATAGACTACGTTTTCCCAAGGCTGGATGATAATATGTCAGATCCTAACTACATCACCTCGAGAGCCATTTTGTCCACACGGAATGATTGTGTGGATAGGATTAACATGAAGATGATCAGTCGCTTCCGAGGGGATGAGATG gaacattgA
- the LOC133896192 gene encoding protein SCAR2-like, with translation MMKPDLLAQQEDDECCGSDDKSREFFSALEEELTKTPTHSELKPPRYPLLPVTFHDRSMLRKAPTMVQPSSKLLDEKNTILEQIKNKSFNLKPVLTKRPNVMGGPRTNLQVVAILERAHAIRQAVADEDDEDSWSE, from the exons ATGATGAAACCTGATTTGCTAGCGCAACAGGAAGATGACGAATGTTGTGGTTCTGATGACAAATCAAGGGAATTTTTTTCTGCACTAGAAGAGGAATTAACAAAGACACCAACACATTCAGAGCTAAAACCGCCTAGATATCCTCTACTTCCAGTTACTTTTCATGACAGAAGCATG cTTAGAAAGGCTCCAACTATGGTTCAGCCTTCAAGTAAGCTTCTAGATGAGAAGAACACAATACTAGAACAGATAAAGAATAAG TCTTTCAACTTGAAGCCTGTTCTTACAAAGAGACCAAATGTGATGGGTGGTCCCAGAACGAATTTACAAGTGGTGGCCATTCTAGAGCGTGCCCATGCGATTCGCCAG GCTGTTgctgatgaagatgacgaggatAGCTGGAGTGAGTAG
- the LOC133895806 gene encoding uncharacterized protein LOC133895806, which produces MALSRISHWIWPGSRTRSRRPRELPAGSTSMTNGLFPDSPSGFREPCVVGLPSSGGGARPRKGKSRRRGGRREARVDREHDMVIVPSDGDGGGCLLESDSDCSDWSIGWLEPHAPELQNDGDSEGSFAVLVPCYRRPGLPDGRFPGPSDADGSVSDNKDFVEQWLSSLQN; this is translated from the exons ATGGCCCTGAGTCGAATCTCCCACTGGATATGGCCGGGAAGCAGAACTAGAAGCCGGAGACCACGCGAACTGCCGGCGGGCAGCACGTCCATGACGAACGGGTTGTTCCCGGACTCTCCTTCCGGTTTCCGGGAGCCGTGCGTCGTCGGGCTCCCGAGctctggcggcggcgcgcggccgCGGAAGGGCAAGAGCAGGCGTCGCGGTGGCCGCAGGGAGGCGAGGGTGGACAGGGAGCACGACATGGTCATCGTGCCgtccgatggcgacggcggcgggtgCCTGTTGGAATCGGACTCCGACTGCTCCGATTGGTCCATCGGCTGGCTCGAGCCGCACGCGCCGGAGCTCCAGAACGACGGGGACTCCGAGGGTAGCTTTGCCGTCCTTGTGCCATGCTACCGCCGGCCTGGCCTGCCCGACGGCAGGTTCCCTGGTCCCAGTGACGCCGACGGCAGCGTTTCCG ATAACAAGGATTTTGTAGAACAATGGCTTTCTTCCCTTCAGAACTGA